A genome region from Candidatus Gracilibacteria bacterium includes the following:
- a CDS encoding DUF305 domain-containing protein, producing the protein MKNKYGNFAVMMAVSFVSMYFIMFLNIFEISHYYNSITRVYMTLLMIAPMALIMLFFMKDMYNNSKINAAIIASCVVGFTLVFLALRSQFPVGDVQYMKAMIPHHSSAILTSERADIQDPEVRKLADDIIKAQVKEIAEMKALIQKLENK; encoded by the coding sequence ATGAAAAATAAATATTGAAATTTCGCAGTGATGATGGCCGTATCATTTGTTTCGATGTACTTCATTATGTTTCTAAATATCTTTGAAATAAGTCATTACTACAATAGTATTACTCGAGTATATATGACACTGCTTATGATAGCGCCAATGGCTCTTATTATGCTCTTTTTCATGAAGGATATGTATAACAATTCAAAAATAAATGCAGCAATTATTGCAAGCTGTGTTGTTTGATTTACACTTGTATTCTTAGCACTTCGTAGTCAATTTCCAGTTTGAGATGTACAATATATGAAAGCGATGATTCCTCATCACTCCTCTGCCATACTCACTAGTGAACGAGCTGATATCCAAGATCCCGAAGTTCGAAAACTGGCCGATGATATTATTAAAGCACAGGTAAAAGAAATAGCTGAAATGAAGGCACTGATTCAAAAATTAGAAAATAAGTAA